From a single Shewanella denitrificans OS217 genomic region:
- a CDS encoding TonB-dependent copper receptor: protein MGKTNFKLSLLAGALVMAMQPSVQAQEQHNCTKDEKCNDYLVVTGDVMREPVNVVSDPKKPRLPLPAFEGSGFLKTIPGFSVTRKGGMGGDPSFRGMGGSRLAIVDDGQHVYGACGGRMDPPTNYIYPESYDEITVIKGPQTVKYGPVGSAGTVLFEKNRHRFTERGIIGRASITGGSFDRKDSIIEFVAGNADYYVDFDMDSSSSDHYKDGNDNPVQSSYDRDNIKVALGWTPSENTVIEFAMGQSEGEAEYADRLNKARQIDNESYTLLVQHDFDSELLKNVDFQVYSNENDHIMDQFDRGVNMGMDVMRSTSGGHFWLGLTPMMNWDLTLGVDHMQSDHQGRGINMMQDKGLDDLLRKPFMKNMEYANWGLFVESVYHLDHSKVFAGMRYDNWDTDLYVGQKGNRADDVFSGYARYEYRDGFSQYYAGVGHAERVPDYWEIMKTSASNPMQKSFDLEPEETNQLDIGWIYDNGLVFSSSLFYGKLDNYILVDSTGPMTVARNIDATLYGGEASIDYDVNEHFSAQVTLSYTLGDNDTDNVDLGQVSPLESKFSLNYQKDAWAAGLLWRVVDSQHRVTIGHGNIVGQDLAESSGFGTVAINASWNYDDHLRLILGVENLFDIAYAEHISKAAGGNDLPGSEPMFQVNESGRNFWAKLTYEF, encoded by the coding sequence ATGGGAAAGACCAACTTCAAATTAAGCTTATTAGCGGGCGCGTTAGTGATGGCGATGCAACCCAGCGTGCAGGCACAAGAGCAGCACAATTGCACTAAAGATGAAAAGTGTAACGATTACCTTGTGGTCACAGGGGATGTGATGCGCGAGCCTGTTAACGTGGTTAGCGATCCCAAGAAGCCACGTTTGCCACTGCCCGCATTTGAAGGTTCAGGTTTTTTGAAAACCATTCCAGGTTTTAGTGTGACTCGTAAAGGCGGCATGGGCGGCGACCCCTCATTTCGCGGTATGGGAGGATCACGTCTTGCGATAGTCGATGATGGTCAGCACGTGTATGGCGCCTGTGGTGGCCGTATGGACCCACCCACTAATTACATATATCCAGAATCCTATGATGAAATTACCGTGATAAAAGGTCCGCAAACGGTGAAATATGGTCCCGTGGGCTCAGCGGGCACTGTCTTGTTTGAGAAAAATCGCCATCGCTTTACCGAACGCGGCATTATTGGCCGCGCCAGCATCACTGGCGGCAGTTTTGATAGAAAAGACAGCATCATTGAATTTGTGGCGGGTAATGCCGATTATTATGTCGATTTTGATATGGACAGCTCCAGCAGCGATCACTACAAGGACGGTAACGATAATCCAGTGCAATCAAGCTACGACAGAGACAATATCAAGGTCGCCTTGGGTTGGACACCGTCAGAAAATACTGTGATTGAATTCGCAATGGGTCAGTCAGAAGGTGAGGCTGAATATGCGGATCGCCTTAACAAGGCGCGCCAAATCGATAACGAAAGTTATACCTTGTTAGTGCAGCATGATTTCGATTCAGAGCTACTAAAAAATGTTGATTTTCAAGTTTATAGCAATGAAAACGATCACATCATGGATCAGTTTGATCGCGGCGTAAACATGGGCATGGATGTGATGCGCAGTACCAGTGGCGGCCATTTCTGGTTAGGGTTAACCCCTATGATGAATTGGGATCTCACCCTGGGGGTCGATCATATGCAAAGCGATCACCAAGGCCGCGGCATCAATATGATGCAAGATAAAGGCCTGGATGATTTGCTGCGTAAGCCGTTTATGAAGAATATGGAATACGCCAACTGGGGCTTATTTGTTGAATCTGTCTATCATCTTGACCACAGCAAGGTATTTGCTGGTATGCGTTATGACAATTGGGATACCGATCTCTATGTGGGTCAAAAAGGCAATCGAGCTGACGATGTATTTAGCGGTTACGCCCGTTATGAGTACCGTGATGGTTTCAGCCAATATTATGCCGGTGTAGGTCACGCTGAGCGGGTGCCTGATTACTGGGAAATCATGAAAACCAGTGCCAGCAATCCAATGCAAAAATCCTTTGATCTTGAGCCTGAAGAAACCAATCAGCTGGATATCGGCTGGATCTATGACAATGGCTTAGTGTTTTCAAGCTCATTATTCTACGGCAAGTTAGATAACTACATCTTAGTTGACTCAACCGGCCCAATGACAGTGGCCCGTAATATCGATGCGACCTTGTACGGCGGTGAAGCCAGCATAGATTATGATGTTAACGAACACTTTTCGGCCCAAGTGACCTTAAGCTACACCTTAGGTGATAACGACACTGATAATGTTGACTTAGGTCAGGTGTCACCGCTTGAGTCTAAATTTTCACTGAACTATCAAAAAGATGCATGGGCTGCAGGACTCTTGTGGCGAGTGGTTGATTCTCAACATCGAGTGACAATCGGCCATGGCAACATAGTGGGTCAAGATTTAGCCGAGTCTAGTGGTTTTGGTACAGTTGCCATCAATGCTTCGTGGAATTATGACGACCACTTACGGTTAATTTTAGGGGTAGAGAACCTGTTTGATATTGCTTACGCCGAGCACATCAGTAAAGCGGCGGGTGGCAATGACTTACCCGGCAGTGAGCCTATGTTCCAAGTGAACGAATCAGGCCGTAACTTCTGGGCTAAATTGACTTATGAGTTTTAA
- a CDS encoding serine hydrolase domain-containing protein: MLKQILTATLISLMPMCLSANDSWQQSSDWQALEQEIDTLRQEQGIALASSAADRDGILWQYTKGPINANNNNQIDADSLFRAGSVTKVFTAIGVLQLMEQGKLKLDDPVSLHLPNVIIDNPWAETDPVRVKDLLSHTAGFRDAGVTELYVEKADASAPLSQVINKYQLQVRWRPGTRQAYSNFGYLIAGHLIEQLSGEPFEARLNHTILQPLKMDSSNFSQQEEVLSTLVAGHGSALTGGKDKVPAMPISVRPAGSLVTSLNDLTRFSRMLLNEGELDGARIISKASFDVMLTSAMDKNSGLHQAAYGLGLYPVSRESGRYFCHSGGIDGFLSNICFSKQQNMTFVALSNAMTLSGGQVFNKALPFLAKAQLPEVQPLDFDIKPWLGFYRPQSSRQQSMASMDSLMKGSTLSFEEGSLTIKPLFGSADKYVYVAEQGFRPVDKAAVTLTLVLDSQGQPMIQESWETYLPDNSWYASMLNYTFLTFAIILLVTSVSALLLAIYLLIRKSLGKNISSNPKLALALLLLPITLFGLYLFFTQLAMWELNHVTFAALILWLLSWSWPVGIAYFSWLVWQERSKLILKRSKAFWGLALTSQWVMALYLVHFGAYNMMLWS, translated from the coding sequence ATGTTAAAGCAGATATTAACCGCAACACTGATCAGCCTGATGCCCATGTGTCTATCAGCCAATGATAGCTGGCAGCAAAGCAGCGACTGGCAGGCATTAGAGCAAGAAATTGATACCCTAAGACAAGAACAAGGCATTGCCTTAGCAAGCTCGGCGGCCGACAGGGATGGCATATTATGGCAATACACTAAGGGCCCTATTAATGCTAATAATAACAACCAAATAGATGCTGACAGCCTATTTCGCGCAGGCTCAGTGACTAAAGTATTTACCGCCATTGGGGTTTTACAGCTTATGGAGCAAGGCAAACTCAAGCTCGATGACCCTGTAAGTTTGCATTTACCCAATGTGATTATTGACAACCCTTGGGCCGAGACAGATCCTGTTCGTGTAAAAGATCTCTTGTCCCATACAGCCGGCTTTCGTGATGCCGGTGTCACTGAACTCTATGTAGAGAAAGCTGATGCCAGCGCCCCTCTTAGTCAAGTTATCAATAAGTACCAGCTCCAAGTCCGCTGGCGCCCTGGGACTCGCCAGGCTTATTCGAATTTTGGCTATCTTATCGCGGGTCATCTAATCGAGCAGCTTTCTGGCGAGCCTTTTGAAGCACGCCTAAATCACACCATATTGCAACCACTTAAGATGGACAGCTCGAATTTCTCACAGCAAGAGGAGGTATTAAGTACTTTAGTAGCAGGTCATGGGTCAGCGCTCACTGGCGGCAAAGATAAGGTTCCAGCCATGCCTATCTCTGTGCGGCCCGCTGGCAGCTTGGTCACTAGCCTAAACGACCTTACCCGCTTTAGTCGCATGCTGTTAAATGAAGGCGAGCTCGACGGTGCGCGCATTATCAGTAAAGCCAGCTTTGATGTAATGCTCACCAGTGCCATGGATAAAAACAGTGGGCTTCACCAAGCAGCCTACGGCTTAGGTCTGTACCCTGTCAGCAGAGAAAGTGGCCGTTATTTTTGTCACTCAGGCGGTATCGATGGGTTTCTCTCTAATATTTGCTTTTCTAAGCAGCAAAACATGACCTTTGTCGCCCTAAGCAACGCCATGACTTTATCCGGGGGCCAAGTGTTTAATAAGGCACTGCCTTTTCTTGCCAAGGCGCAATTACCCGAAGTTCAGCCGCTTGATTTTGATATCAAGCCTTGGTTAGGTTTTTATCGCCCACAGAGTTCACGCCAACAGAGCATGGCAAGCATGGATAGCCTAATGAAAGGCAGTACACTTAGCTTTGAAGAAGGCAGTTTAACGATTAAACCCTTATTTGGCAGTGCTGATAAGTATGTCTATGTGGCTGAGCAAGGCTTTCGCCCTGTGGATAAGGCTGCGGTCACTTTAACCTTAGTGTTAGATAGCCAAGGGCAGCCAATGATACAGGAAAGCTGGGAGACCTACCTGCCAGACAATAGCTGGTACGCGTCAATGCTCAATTATACTTTTCTCACCTTTGCCATCATCTTATTAGTCACCAGTGTGAGTGCCCTGCTGTTGGCCATCTATCTCCTTATCCGTAAGTCATTAGGTAAAAACATTAGCAGTAATCCTAAACTCGCTTTAGCGCTACTGCTGCTACCGATAACTTTATTTGGTCTGTACCTGTTTTTCACTCAGCTTGCTATGTGGGAGCTCAACCATGTGACATTTGCGGCGCTAATCTTGTGGCTACTCAGTTGGAGCTGGCCAGTCGGCATCGCTTACTTTAGCTGGCTGGTATGGCAGGAGCGTAGCAAGTTAATCCTTAAACGTTCGAAAGCCTTTTGGGGATTAGCCTTAACCAGCCAATGGGTGATGGCACTTTACCTAGTTCACTTTGGTGCCTACAACATGATGTTGTGGTCATAA
- a CDS encoding HAAS signaling domain-containing protein, with protein sequence MNNNGYFNCPHTNSLWQDYFAKVDKELTKAPYSLAMTLRQELESHAFEAAEASAGESELHKLTHALNELGEPSRIVPPLLSASFVSNAQDSGTPMAMSRALIYQSGRSLKKTLLAILIGFIAILALPLAALAILKPFFYDNIGFFTKDGGTMMGFFVNTDGWEEHLGYGFIPVALIASFVLYKIAMVMLKLIK encoded by the coding sequence ATGAATAATAATGGCTACTTCAACTGTCCGCATACCAACAGCTTATGGCAAGACTATTTTGCTAAGGTCGATAAAGAATTAACCAAAGCCCCTTACTCACTGGCGATGACCCTACGTCAAGAATTAGAGTCTCACGCGTTTGAAGCGGCAGAGGCAAGTGCTGGTGAGTCTGAATTACACAAATTAACCCACGCATTAAATGAGCTGGGTGAGCCAAGCCGCATAGTACCGCCGCTACTGTCAGCGTCTTTTGTCAGTAATGCCCAAGATTCTGGCACCCCGATGGCAATGAGCAGAGCCTTAATCTATCAATCAGGGCGTAGTCTCAAGAAAACCTTGTTAGCTATCCTGATTGGCTTTATCGCTATATTGGCACTGCCGTTAGCCGCCTTAGCAATACTTAAGCCTTTTTTCTACGACAACATTGGTTTCTTCACCAAAGATGGCGGCACCATGATGGGCTTCTTTGTAAACACGGATGGCTGGGAAGAGCATTTAGGTTATGGCTTTATCCCTGTGGCGCTCATAGCCAGTTTTGTGCTCTATAAAATCGCCATGGTGATGCTAAAGCTCATCAAGTAA
- a CDS encoding PadR family transcriptional regulator: protein MAIERWQKQMRKGLLEFLVLLCLKDNEYYGYSLLVKLKALADIDLAEGTIYPLLSRLNKEELIDFRWEIMPSGPARKYYQITPLGLETVNEMNTAWQQINASVNQAWSK from the coding sequence ATGGCTATCGAACGTTGGCAAAAACAAATGCGCAAAGGCTTGCTGGAGTTCTTAGTGCTCTTATGCCTTAAAGACAATGAATACTACGGCTATAGCTTATTAGTTAAGCTCAAAGCCTTGGCGGATATCGATCTCGCCGAAGGCACGATTTACCCACTTCTCAGCCGGTTAAATAAAGAGGAACTCATTGATTTTAGATGGGAAATAATGCCATCGGGTCCTGCACGTAAATATTATCAAATCACCCCTTTAGGGTTAGAAACCGTTAATGAAATGAATACCGCGTGGCAACAGATTAATGCCTCGGTGAACCAAGCTTGGAGCAAATAA